The genomic DNA GCCGTCGTGACCGTCGCCGAGGTCGCCGACCACGACCCGGAGGTACTCTCGTATCTCGCCGACCACGGCGTCGAACCCGGTGTCGACCTCGAAATAGTCGAGATCGCCCCGTTCGGAATGGTGACGGCGTGCTCGAGCGAGGCCGACGAGCCGGTCTCACTGCCCGAATCAGTCGCCAGACACGTCCGCGTTGCACCACCCGCCGAACCCCAGCCGTCGTCGTAGCTGTCGCAGACGACGCACCGATCGCGATAGCACTGGAGCATGGGAACCACGGATGCACGCATCATCGTGGGCAGACGATACGAAACACCCCGGGATTCCCGATGCAAACGTCATAACGTTGGCGAAACCGTCGGCACACCCGCCGGGTTTAAGGAAACCAAATACGAATAAAACACTATGTCATCCATCGAACTCACCCCCAGTCAGAAGAAAATACTCCGCGCCCTGACGAACCTCCACAAAGAGTCCGAAGACGCCATCAAAGGCGAAGATATCGCCGAGCAGGTCGACCGCAATCCCGGGACGATCCGTAACCAGATGCAGAGTCTCAAAGCCCTCCAACTAGTAGAGGGTGTACCGGGACCGAAAGGCGGCTACAAACCAACCGCCGCCGCCTACGAAGCACTCGAGATCCAGCAGATGGACGAGCCCGCATCGGTTCCGCTGCAACACGAGGGCGAACCCGTCAGCGACACCATCATCGAGGAGATCGATCTCTCGAGCGTGCACCATCCGGAACTCTGCCGCGCAGAGATCCACGTGCAGGGACGACTCAGCGACATTCACGAGGGCGATTCCGTCACCGTCGGTCCGACGCCGCTCTCGAAACTCGTCATCGACGGCACCGTCGACGGCAAAGACGACACGAACAACATCCTCATTCTCCGGATCGACGACATGGTCGCACCCGCCGAAGAGCCGGCCCACTGAGCGGCAGTCGTCGGCTCTCATCTCGCTTCTCCTGCTATAGTCGCCACTGAACGTCTGCACACCTGATCACACGAGGTTGTGCGATCGGTGTGCCACTCGTTTCAGTTGTGACGATAGCGTCTGCGCTCTCGGTCGTCGAACGATCGGCAAAAACTGGTTCGAGTCGAGACGATGGGAGAACTGCAGCGTGATTACTCGAGCGCGTCTGCGTCTGCGTCCCCATCGGCGGTCGCCGCCGGAATTACGTCGACGCTCGCGACCGCGTCGCCGTCGTCGACGTCCATGACGATCACGCCCATCGTGTTGCGTCCGACAGTCGAGATTTCGTCGACACGCGTGCGGACGATCTGGCCGCGCTCGCTCATCAGCACGAGCCCGTCGTCCGCGTCGACTGCCTTGACTGCCGTCACGGGACCGTTGCGCTCGCCGGTCTTGATGTCGATCAGTCCCTTCCCGTATCGCGACTGGGTGCGATACTCCGAGAGGGGTGTCCGCTTGCCGTAGCCGTGTTCCGTGACCGTCAACAGCGACTGTCCGTCGTCTTCGTCGGCTGCGACCAGTCCCGCCACGGCGTCGTCGTCTTGCAGTTTGATGCCATTGACACCGCGGGCGTTGCGGCCCATCGCACGGACTTCGTCCTCGTCGAACCGGATCGTCATGCCACCCTCGGTCGCGATGACGAGGTCTTGCGAGCCGTCGGTGACTTCGACGTCGACGAGTTCGTCACCCTGCTCGAGATCGGCGGCGATGATCCCCGTCGAGAGGATGTTGTCGAACTCCGCGCCGGCGGTGCGTTTGACGTAGCCGTTGCGGGTGGCCATCGTCACGAACTCGTCGTCGTCGAAGGCGTCTGTGTCGACGATGGCCGTGATGTCCTCACCGGGGTCGAGATCGAGGATATTGACCGCGGATTTGCCGCGGGCAGTCCGGCCCATCTCGGGGATTTCGTACGTCTTGAGCCGGTAGACTTCGCCCTGATTCGTAAAGCACAGCAGGTAGTCGTGGGTGTTGGCCCGGAAGACCGTCGCGACGCGGTCGTCTTCCTTGACGTCCGCGCCGATGATGCCTTTCCCGCCCCGACCCTGGGGGTCGAACTGGTCGATCGGCATCCGCTTGACGTAGTCGTCTTCGGTCATGACCACGAACACCTCCTCTTCGGGAATGAGGTCCTCGTGGGTGACTGTGCCCTGATCCTCGATAATCGAGGTCCGTCGCTCGTCGCCGTACTCAGCTTTGATCTCGCGGAGTTCGTCTTTGATGACACCGAGGAGTTCCGACTCGCTCTCTAAGATCGTCGTCAGGCGCTCGATTTCGGCCTGGACCTCCTCGTACTCGGATTCGATCTCGGCGGCCTCCATCGAGGTGAGACTGCCGAGTTGCATCCGGACGATGTGATCAGCTTGGTCCGCAGAGAAGTCGTAGGCGTCCTGAAGTGCCGCTTTCGCAGCCGAGCGGTCCTCGCTGTCGCGGATCAGCTCGACGACGTCCTCGGCGTTCTCGACGGCCGTCAGCCGGCCCTCGAGGATGTGTGCACGATCTTCAGCCTCTTCGAGGTCGTACTCGCTGCGTCGGCGGACGACCTCGCGGCGGTGGGCGATGTACTCCTCTAAGGTCTCTTTGAGCGAGAGGACCTGCGGCTGGCCGTCGACCAGCGCGAGGTTGATGACGCCGAACGTTCGCTCGAGGTGATTCTCGAGCAGTTTGTTCTTGACGACCTCGACGTTTGCGCTGCGGTTGAGTTCGATGACGATACGGACGCCGTCACGGTCGGACTCGTCGCGCAGATCGGTGATACCCTCGATTTCGCCCTCGTTGACGTCGTCAGCGATGCGCTCGACGAGGCGGGCCTTGTTGGCCTGATAGGGGAGTTCGGTGACGACGATGCGCTCGCGACCGTTTTTCCACTCTTCGACCTCGAACTCGGCGCGGACGCGGATGCGGCCGCGACCGGTCTTGTACGCCGAATAGATGGCGTCTCGACCGACGATGTTCGCGCCCGTCGGGAAGTCCGGTCCCTTGACGTGGTCCATCAGGTCCTCGACGGTCGCATCGGGGTCGTCGATCAGTTCGATGGTCGCGTCGATGACTTCGCTTAGGTTATGCGGCGGGATGTTCGTCGACATCCCGACGGCGATCCCCGACGAGCCGTTGACCAGCAGGTTCGGGAACGCTGCCGGGAGCACGTCGGGTTCCTGCAAGCGGTCGTCGTAGTTCGAGGAGAAATCGACCGTGTCCTTATCGATGTCCTCGAGTAGCTCCTCGGCGACGGAGGCCATCCGAGCCTCGGTGTATCGGGGCGCGGCAGCCGGGTCGCCGTCCATCGAGCCGAAGTTCCCCTGGCCGTCGACCAGCGGATAGCGCATCGAGAAGTCCTGGGCCATCCGGACCAGGGTGTCGTAGATCGCGCTGTCGCCGTGAGGGTGGTAATCACCCATCGTCTCCCCGACGATCGAGGAGGACTTGCGGTGGCTCGAGCCACTCGAGACGCCCATCTCGTGCATCGCATACAGGATGCGCCGGTGGACGGGTTTGAGCCCGTCGCGGACGTCGGGGAGGGCCCGGCCTGCGATGACACTCATCGCGTAGTCGATGTAACTCTGCTCCATCTCGTCTTCGATACGGACGTTTTCGACCGCTCTGGCCTCTACGTCCGTCGGATCGGGTACGTCTGAACTCATGTAGTCACCTCAAACCTGCTATATGTCGATCCACTCGGCTTCCGGCGCGTGGTCCTTGATGAACTGCTTGCGAGGCTCGACAGCGTCGCCCATCAGGACGGAGAACATCTTGTCCGCCGCCGCCGCGTCCTCGATCGTGATCTGTTTGAGGATGCGGTTGTCGGGGTTCATCGTCGTCTCCCAGAGTTGCTC from Natrinema sp. HArc-T2 includes the following:
- the gyrA gene encoding DNA gyrase subunit A, whose amino-acid sequence is MSSDVPDPTDVEARAVENVRIEDEMEQSYIDYAMSVIAGRALPDVRDGLKPVHRRILYAMHEMGVSSGSSHRKSSSIVGETMGDYHPHGDSAIYDTLVRMAQDFSMRYPLVDGQGNFGSMDGDPAAAPRYTEARMASVAEELLEDIDKDTVDFSSNYDDRLQEPDVLPAAFPNLLVNGSSGIAVGMSTNIPPHNLSEVIDATIELIDDPDATVEDLMDHVKGPDFPTGANIVGRDAIYSAYKTGRGRIRVRAEFEVEEWKNGRERIVVTELPYQANKARLVERIADDVNEGEIEGITDLRDESDRDGVRIVIELNRSANVEVVKNKLLENHLERTFGVINLALVDGQPQVLSLKETLEEYIAHRREVVRRRSEYDLEEAEDRAHILEGRLTAVENAEDVVELIRDSEDRSAAKAALQDAYDFSADQADHIVRMQLGSLTSMEAAEIESEYEEVQAEIERLTTILESESELLGVIKDELREIKAEYGDERRTSIIEDQGTVTHEDLIPEEEVFVVMTEDDYVKRMPIDQFDPQGRGGKGIIGADVKEDDRVATVFRANTHDYLLCFTNQGEVYRLKTYEIPEMGRTARGKSAVNILDLDPGEDITAIVDTDAFDDDEFVTMATRNGYVKRTAGAEFDNILSTGIIAADLEQGDELVDVEVTDGSQDLVIATEGGMTIRFDEDEVRAMGRNARGVNGIKLQDDDAVAGLVAADEDDGQSLLTVTEHGYGKRTPLSEYRTQSRYGKGLIDIKTGERNGPVTAVKAVDADDGLVLMSERGQIVRTRVDEISTVGRNTMGVIVMDVDDGDAVASVDVIPAATADGDADADALE
- a CDS encoding Rrf2 family transcriptional regulator, with amino-acid sequence MSSIELTPSQKKILRALTNLHKESEDAIKGEDIAEQVDRNPGTIRNQMQSLKALQLVEGVPGPKGGYKPTAAAYEALEIQQMDEPASVPLQHEGEPVSDTIIEEIDLSSVHHPELCRAEIHVQGRLSDIHEGDSVTVGPTPLSKLVIDGTVDGKDDTNNILILRIDDMVAPAEEPAH